From Medicago truncatula cultivar Jemalong A17 chromosome 7, MtrunA17r5.0-ANR, whole genome shotgun sequence, a single genomic window includes:
- the LOC11421492 gene encoding E3 ubiquitin-protein ligase RFWD3 — translation MDFPFNDFPFDDDIPVEFRNFDESAIPTREQLMDAGADPRFINLVLNGHSGDEEEDDEDDEDEDDEEYVPDVPSSRVSRSDEVSVIPGDERNKRRRIEGGEASSLSIPIESVDCSQENECNRTDIDGLICPICMDAWTNEGDHHICCLPCGHIYGMSCVRKWLQQKKNSGKCPQCNRRCSMKDVRKLYASRVVTVDEESQKMIRSLENKCASLESKDGSWRKKEEGWMKREAALLFDVQNLKKKNTYLEQLVLDMKSRQSGFFEFQNAFHLHGARVFDMDTSNQIVIIAQKPKGMGDVHSITKMSLISPFEMQHIELPSSTNGVRDLHISPFGSKQALYASFGKQLSVLSLDSGTPVLNYDLEVPAWSCSWDRNSTHCIYAGLQNGKVLVFDMRQTAGPLKSLAGLTSNPVHSLQSLAQTTGLSSGVRTILSASAIGACQWDIDSDDRPFMVHGTDNQEVCISLAYSPSSDDTVVSYRPKLNTLTGELIGQGVQGSHVLLKRTGGNNFQKMGSSYGNVSKIRLPRCIIINIANQNRMFASGDEVTCDLVLQELPSFRVIQRFKMPAQARDIRYSPSHGMLGCLSENSLQIFRTNLS, via the exons ATGGATTTTCCGTTCAACGATTTTCCCTTCGACGACGACATTCCCGTTGAGTTCCGCAACTTCGACGAAAGCGCAATTCCCACCCGAGAACAACTCATGGACGCCGGAGCAGATCCCAGATTCATTAATTTAGTCCTAAACGGCCACTCCGGCGACGAAGAAGAAGACGACGAAGACGATGAAGATGAAGACGATGAAGAATATGTTCCCGATGTGCCGTCGTCTAGGGTTTCCCGATCCGACGAAGTAAGTGTTATTCCCGGCGACGAGAGAAACAAACGCCGCAGAATTGAAGGAGGAGAGGCTTCTTCGTTGTCGATTCCGATTGAAAGTGTTGATTGTAGCCAAGAGAATGAATGCAACCGTACCGATATTGATGGACTCATTTGTCCTATTTGTATGGATGCTTGGACCAATGAGGGCGATCATCACATTTG TTGTCTTCCTTGTGGACACATTTATGGCATGTCATGCGTCAGAAAATGGCTTCaacagaaaaaaaattctgggaag TGTCCGCAATGTAATAGAAGATGTTCGATGAAGGATGTGAGGAAACTCTATGCTTCTAGAGTAGTTACTGTTGATGAAGAATCTCAGAAG ATGATTCGGTCACTTGAGAACAAATGTGCTTCTCTTGAGAGTAAG GATGGTAGTTGGCGCAAGAAAGAAGAGGGATGGATGAAGAGAGAAGCTGCATTGCTTTTTGATGTCCAGAACCTTAAGAAG AAAAACACTTATTTGGAGCAGCTGGTACTAGATATGAAGAGTAGACAATCtggattttttgaatttcag AATGCATTTCACCTGCATGGTGCTCGTGTATTTGATATGGACACTTCTAATCAAATTGTAATAATCGCACAAAAGCCAAAAGGAATGGGTGATGTGCACAGTATAACTAAA ATGAGCTTGATATCTCCATTTGAGATGCAACATATTGAACTGCCTTCATCTACAAATGGTGTTAGAGACCTGCACATTTCTCCTTTTGGTAGTAAACAGGCCCTCTATGCGTCATTTGGGAAGCAATTATCAGTGCTCAG CTTGGACAGCGGCACCCCTGTTCTCAATTATGATCTAGAG GTTCCTGCTTGGTCCTGTTCATGGGATCGCAACAGTACGCATTGCATATATGCTGGACTACAG AATGGTAAAGTCCTGGTGTTTGACATGAGACAAACTGCAGGACCCTTAAAATCTCTAGCTGGGTTGACTAGCAACCCTGTTCATAGTTTGCAGTCTCTTGCACAAACAACGGGTCTTTCTTCTGGTGTCAGAACCATTCTATCTGCATCTGCCATCGGTGCTTGTCAGTGGGACATTGATTCTGATGATCG GCCATTTATGGTTCATGGGACTGATAATCAAGAAGTTTGTATATCCCTTGCCTATTCCCCGAGCAGTGATGACACTGTTGTTTCATACCGTCCAAAGCTCAACACGTTGACGGGTGAGCTTATTGGACAAGGAGTACAGGGCTCTCATGTATTATTAAAAAGAACAGGTGGTAATAATTTCCAAAAGATGGGTTCTTCGTATGGCAATGTAAGTAAAATTCGACTACCAAGATGTATAATTATAAACATTGCGAATCAGAATAGAATGTTTGCATCTGGAGATGAAGTTACATGTGACTTGGTCTTGCAAGAGTTGCCATCTTTTAGAGTTATTCAGCGATTCAAAATGCCAGCTCAAGCCCGTGATATCAGGTACTCACCTAGTCATGGAATGCTTGGTTGTTTAAGTGAGAATTCATTGCAAATTTTCCGTACCAATCTCTCGTGA